Below is a window of Thunnus maccoyii chromosome 16, fThuMac1.1, whole genome shotgun sequence DNA.
GGAGAAAGTCATGGCTGTAGGTATTAGTACAATGCCCAATGACAGAGAAATACCATGAGTTACTATAGAACCTATGGAATATTATTAGGGTGATTATAATTCAGATATAAggattttaaatatattaacatCACTGTAAAGTCACTAAACAAAATTTAAACTACTGGAATTCCAATTTTAGGGGTATGATTaagatttatttccttttgaAAATATACCCATAAATTTGTCATATGAAAACAATTATACAACCTTGAACATTTTATCACAACAGGATCACACAACTTAACACCCACGTCCCTGCATTACAAAGAATTGCCCTTAATTgttttacagttgtttttttctctaaacatttaaaacattttcaacaaaaaaactaaacaatacaAGATTCCACTACAACTTTCAAATTGCCATCTATTAAATAACCACGACCCCTTGGTGCCCCAGGGAAGAATCCGGACACGCTAGCTTGAAGTGGTGCGatcaaagaaaaatgagagagggaggaaattCAACCTATAAATCTGTGAAGCTCAACTTTGTCTCTTCCCAAAGAGGACACCGGCCAGTAAATCTTTGCCATTGTGTCTGGCCACTGACTCTTTTATATCATATCAAGGGATTTGTCTGGCAGGAAAATCTGCCCATGATTTATTATGTTATAAAATGGGTTTAACATGCCATTTCTATAGCTGGCAGCTTTTTCAGAGTAATAACACCACTGACCACTGTTATTTCTCAGGAAAAGTGTCTTGTGTGGCTGGAAACTGAGCTCTACGGTGAAGACAAAGCTCAGACTTCACATTGTaactactgtgtgtgtataacttTTCCTTGAGTTTAGAAAAATCCCCATCTAATGTTGGCGTCAATCCAAGGGGGACAACGACCTATTTCAAAATTTATGCAGCATTTCTCTTGAATATATTAACTGTGATTTTGCATACAAACATAGATAGTCCTCTGTTTTACTCAACAGTGACAATACTGTTGTTACAATGACCGAACAAGAACAGAGGCCTGGAAAAATGCTTTGGACCCTaccattcattttaattgttcCGTCCAATAAGAAAGGCAATGCGTGCACAtgcacaaagaaacacaaatgcaaCATGCGCACAccgatgcacacacacatacacgcacccacgcacacatgaacacaacacacacctcTCATACTGCAGCTAAGATGGGTATTAGACAATTTAGTCCTGACATGTTGCAGCGATGATAGTTCTACTGCCACCCGAAGATGTCCCCCGTCACTCCCAGCGGCTCCCTCCTTCACCTTGATGTCACGGTGAGTCGACAACATCATTACTCATCACATCACCACTGAAACACATGCCTAGTGCAGCACTATATCACTCCCATATTGATATGTTGGTTATAGTATTATATTCAATGTACTGTATGAGAACATTATTTCATATAAACACGTCCACAGTTTCATATATCACTTTTATATTCACATGTCCACTTTATCACTAGATCACCTTCATATTGACACCCACTATATTAGTACATCACTTTCGTTTTTGTCACAAATCCACTGTGtcatagaaaaacatttttttcagttgataTGTGTGCACTGTGTTGTTGACGTTGCTATCGTATGCCTCAGTCTGCATTgttttcaaatcattttcatattgaCCCGTCGGGGGCCACTTGTTTCTGTCACTTCAGCTGCTGCCCCGTTGGATTTACGTGGGACATACTCAATATCAAAGTTGCTCTTATGGCGTCCTTTCCCTCGGCTCCAGGCAAACAGAAGCAGGAAGCAGAAGATGACCACACCTAGGAAGGACAAGCAGCCCATGGCTGTAGATATAATGATAGTCTTTATGTCTATAGGGACTGTCATGTTGTACAATACTGTCCCATTCCCCCAAGTGCTGTTAGAATCTGTGAGATAGTTTGAGCTCCTGTTGATATAGTGAGATCTGTCACCAATGCCCAGGCTCTTCACAGCTAAAGAGGCTGACAGGCTAGCATTGCCAGCAGGGTTACTGGCAATACATAAGTACACCCCGCTGTCATGCAGCTCTGCTGCCTTGATCTCCAGGGTACCATCTGGTTGGACTTCCACCCTACCACTGCTCTTGGCTGTGATGTAGCGTCTGTGAGGAGTAATCCAGACCACTGAGGGCCGAGGTGCTCCTTCTGCCATACAGCTCAGGCGGGCAGGCTGACCCTCATCAGCCATCAGCAGCTGTGTCGTGTTGGGTCCAATCCGTGGCTTGGTGCAGGTCATGTACCTGGAGACCAGAGGTTCCTTGAGGTCACGGATAGTTTTTCCCAGGAGGTGCTCAGGGGCGGCGCACTCAGGCTGGACATCCAGAATCTGCAGGGAGGGGGGCTTGTGGCTATTCAGCAACCAAAGCAATCTGCAGTCGCACACTAATGGATTTCCACCTAGACAAAGCCTCTGGAGGCTGTCTGGTGAGGCAAACACTCCCCTCTCCAGAGAGTCCAGGCGGTTCTGTGACACATCCAGTAGTTGCAAAGATTTGAGGCCAACAAATGCAAAGGGCTCAATAGAAACCAGCTGAGCCCCTTGGAGACGGAGCTCCATCAGATATGGGAGTTGGCCTAGCTCTCCTTGATGGATGTGCTGGATGCGGCAGTAGGACAAGTTGAGATGCGTGAGGTAGGGCAGGTTGCGCAATGCTGTGCCGGGGAAGGCAGACAGGTTAGTATTGGTTATGAACAGCGTTGTGAGGTTGAGGCCATGCAGTGAGAGGGGAGGCAGTGTGTCCAGCCAGGGCCAGTAATCAATCTCTAGTCGGCGGAGACGTGATAGCCTCTTAAAGGAGAAGGGCTTAAGAAAACTAATGCTCAAGTAGCGCATGTGCAGTTCAACCAGGCTGTGCAGATGTGCCAGAGCATCAGTAGGGACCACGGTCAGATTAGAACGTTCCAGGGTCAGACTCTGGAGTCCAAGTAATCCTGTAAAGGCCCGTTGGGAGACAAAAACCAATTCGTTGTCACCCACTTCTAG
It encodes the following:
- the lingo2b gene encoding leucine-rich repeat and immunoglobulin-like domain-containing nogo receptor-interacting protein 2b, yielding MTEGNVGKRDMRHPALHHCHLFLGGALLLLLASSALSCPARCECSAQSKSVSCHRKRLPTIPEGIPIETRVLDLSKNKLRIITPDNFSSFQQLEDLDLSDNLISVVEPGSFRSQLALRSLNFRSNLLQLVPAGVLSGLTNLTRLDLSHNRLVVLLDHAFQDLRRLTSLEVGDNELVFVSQRAFTGLLGLQSLTLERSNLTVVPTDALAHLHSLVELHMRYLSISFLKPFSFKRLSRLRRLEIDYWPWLDTLPPLSLHGLNLTTLFITNTNLSAFPGTALRNLPYLTHLNLSYCRIQHIHQGELGQLPYLMELRLQGAQLVSIEPFAFVGLKSLQLLDVSQNRLDSLERGVFASPDSLQRLCLGGNPLVCDCRLLWLLNSHKPPSLQILDVQPECAAPEHLLGKTIRDLKEPLVSRYMTCTKPRIGPNTTQLLMADEGQPARLSCMAEGAPRPSVVWITPHRRYITAKSSGRVEVQPDGTLEIKAAELHDSGVYLCIASNPAGNASLSASLAVKSLGIGDRSHYINRSSNYLTDSNSTWGNGTVLYNMTVPIDIKTIIISTAMGCLSFLGVVIFCFLLLFAWSRGKGRHKSNFDIEYVPRKSNGAAAEVTETSGPRRVNMKMI